The Corythoichthys intestinalis isolate RoL2023-P3 chromosome 1, ASM3026506v1, whole genome shotgun sequence genome has a segment encoding these proteins:
- the dna2 gene encoding DNA replication ATP-dependent helicase/nuclease DNA2 — protein MKRTKLKNPKATAGGQRDISTFFTSGNKKTPPKLPQTNSALCKPDLPIQNGGALATESHSALKRSILGEIENHLLGSPELLIVCETPSSQMLVLPSRGYKDTNPEPRRETPSLQKSIHLSPVCQSPPSKGLNIMSDVKKESCSSLKRVLNPSEELHEAKRPRIAYALEHSPDKGPQPERETVFTTIIEPKKAETESVVVHVQTPDDEGDRFSEKTHEEEKEGDSEEKETAEHKLTITDNKPAAVDTGTSSAFPLEDCLNESWFTEVMEPTEAVIRKEKPDKLPDHVILCGGLNNRYWVLNVDERPNEKVLTITQYRSLRPTETCLLKDDWEMTPVCRGDVIHLEGRADSGFWTVDREQGLLVLLPDFLVSGTSISSSIRCMRRAVLGEMFKSFDGGSKQMLNGTIVHQVFQKAAAAKDFSLGTLSNMAEEALHSPQHLGDMYSLGVTQDEMKQELHNYLPSLEHWANEYLNSSTPKSISLKILGEAAGGMQDGATATITELADIEENVWSPRFGLKGKIDLTAQVRIERRRKSSEVMTVPLELKTGRESNSIEHRSQVILYTLMTLERYSPAAGFLLYLKTGNLHPVVASHMDHRELLKLRNTLVHYLHDRMQKGVGGSHLARLPDMVTDKKTCLYCPQRRNCALYERVLEGTSADISDEFLQQETGHLTATHLDYFTHWLLLCSLEAASMEARNGRKRIWLQTSAESEKKGTCIRNLHLIGSAGVRSDGVFLHHFRRVNETHDSSGCGLASGDRVVLSDQRGRLLALATGYLCDVTRTSISCTLDRDVSKLSDEVFRLDADEGVMGLSTHFTNLSRLMESSQVGNRLRELIVDHRPPEFISNLSSVLPKEAKETVANILKGLNKPQKQAMKKVLLSKDYTLIVGMPGTGKTTTICTLVRILHACGFSVLLTSYTHSAVDNILLKLKRFKVSFLRLGQGQKVHPDILPYTEESVRKNGINTVSDLEKLYSKELVVGTTCMGIKHPIFTRRRFDFCIVDEASQISQPICLGPLFYANRFVLVGDHQQLPPIVHNLEARSLGMDESLFKRLECHSEAVVHLNVQYRMNRQIMSLSNCLMYDGRLECGSERTASALLSLPSLPLVQSELSFLPDSQPRQDLAWIQAVLMASKPVCFLDCSMVPAFESVVQGGVSNQTEAAIIHLLLSLLVKAGCKPSDIGVIAPYRQQLKSISALLQSSAFSGVEVNTVDKYQGRDKSVIVLSFVRSSTQEENLGELLKDWRRLNVAITRAKHKLLMVGSTSSLRRYTPVEKLLNHLEQDNMIIQLPPLAHQALPTMLL, from the exons ATGAAAAGAACCAAACTGAAGAATCCCAAG GCGACAGCAGGGGGACAAAGAGACATCTCTACATTCTTTACTTCTGGGAACAAG aaaacacccccaaagttgCCTCAAACAAACTCTGCACTCTGCAAGCCTGACCTGCCCATCCAAAATGGAGGTGCCTTGGCCACAGAATCGCACTCTGCCTTAAAGAGGAGCATTCTTGGGGAAATTGAGAACCATCTCCTCGGCTCACCAGAGCTCCTCATCGTTTGTGAGACCCCAAGTAGTCAGATGTTAGTTTTACCATCTAGAGGCTACAAAGATACGAACCCTGAGCCCAGGAGAGAAACCCCTTCTTTGCAGAAATCCATACACTTGTCCCCTGTCTGTCAAAGTCCTCCTTCAAAAGGGCTGAATATCATGTCAGACGTTAAAAAGGAAAGCTGTAGTTCGCTGAAAAGGGTTTTGAATCCCTCCGAAGAGCTCCACGAGGCAAAGAGACCAAGAATTGCTTATGCATTAGAACACAGTCCTGACAAAGGACCTCAACCTGAAAGAGAGACTGTTTTTACCACGATAATTGAGCCAAAGAAAGCAGAAACAGAAAGCGTAGTCGTCCATGTGCAAACACCAGATGACGAAGGTGACAGATTTTCAGAAAAGAcgcatgaagaggaaaaagaAGGCGATTCGGAGGAGAAAGAAACAGCCGAGCACAAATTGACAATAACTGATAACAAGCCAGCTGCAG TTGATACTGGGACCTCGTCGGCATTTCCTTTGGAAGACTGTTTGAATGAGAGTTGGTTCACAGAAGTGATGGAGCCCACTGAAGCGGTCATCCGCAAGGAGAAACCTGA TAAGTTACCAGATCACGTGATTCTCTGCGGTGGTCTAAACAACCGCTACTGGGTTTTAAACGTGGATGAGAGGCCAAATGAAAAAGTCCTGACCATCACGCAATACAGATCTCTCCGACCCACCGAGACGTGTCTGCTGAAAGACGACTG GGAGATGACGCCTGTTTGTCGCGGTGACGTGATCCACCTGGAGGGCCGCGCAGACTCTGGATTCTGGACGGTGGACCGAGAACAAGGCCTGCTGGTTTTACTTCCAGACTTTTTGGTTTCAGGCACCAGTATCTCCAGCTCCATCCGCTGTATGAGGCGGGCTGTGCTCGGAGAAATGTTCAAG AGTTTTGACGGCGGCTCCAAGCAGATGCTAAATGGCACTATCGTTCATCAAGTGTTCCAGAAAGCTGCCGCAGCTAAAGATTTCTCTTTGGGCACTTTGTCCAACATGGCTGAGGAGGCGTTACACAGTCCTCAGCACCTTGGGGACAT GTACAGTTTGGGTGTGACTCAAGATGAGATGAAGCAGGAGCTGCATAATTACCTGCCCTCATTGGAGCACTGGGCAAACGAATACCTCAACTCATCAACGCCAAAATCAATCAGCCTCAAAAT CCTTGGCGAGGCAGCGGGCGGGATGCAGGACGGCGCCACAGCTACAATTACGGAGCTGGCTGACATCGAAGAAAACGTGTGGTCGCCGCGATTCGGTCTCAAAGGGAAAATcgacttgacggcgcaggttcgAATTGAAAGGAGACGCAAATCATCTGAAGTGATGACCGTCCCCTTGGAGTTGAAAACTGGACGAGAGTCCAACTCGATAGAACATCGCAGTCAG GTAATTCTGTACACTCTGATGACGTTGGAGCGATACAGTCCTGCAGCTGGTTTCCTGCTTTACCTCAAGACCGGAAACTTGCATCCTGTTGTGGCCAGCCATATGGACCACAGAG AATTGCTGAAGCTGAGGAACACGCTAGTTCATTATCTCCACGATCGCATGCAGAAAGGTGTGGGGGGAAGTCACCTGGCCAGACTTCCTGACATGGTGACTGACAAAAAGACCTGTCTCTATTGCCCTCAAAGAAGAAATTGTGCTTTGTATGAAAG GGTGTTGGAAGGCACGTCGGCAGACATCAGTGATGAATTCCTGCAGCAAGAGACGGGTCACCTGACTGCCACGCACCTGGATTATTTCACCCACTGGCTGCTGCTCTGTAGTCTGGAGGCTGCTAGCATGGAGGCCAGGAACGGTCGGAAGCGCATCTGGCTCCAGACATCTGCGGAGAG CGAGAAAAAAGGAACCTGCATCCGGAACCTGCATCTGATCGGTTCTGCTGGTGTCCGGTCAGACGGCGTCTTCCTTCATCACTTCCGGCGGGTTAATGAGACGCACGATTCAAGCGGCTGCGGCCTGGCCAGCGGGGATCGCGTTGTCCTTAGCGACCAAAGAGGTCGCCTTCTTGCCTTGGCGACAGGCTACCTGTGTGATGTCACCAGGACATCCATCAGTTGTACTTTGGACAG GGATGTGTCAAAGCTGAGTGACGAGGTGTTTCGACTGGATGCAGATGAAGGAGTGATGGGCCTCAGCACTCATTTCACCAATTTATCCAGACTGATGGAGAGCAGTCAAGTCGG CAACCGCCTGAGAGAGTTGATTGTGGATCATCGCCCACCAGAGTTTATTTCCAATCTCAGTTCAGTTCTGCCCAAAGAGGCCAAAGAGACAGTGGCTAACATCCTCAAAG GTCTTAACAAGCCTCAGAAGCAGGCCATGAAAAAGGTGTTGTTGTCTAAAGACTACACTTTGATTGTTGGCATGCCTGGAACAGGCAAAACCACCACCATCTGCACTTTG GTTCGCATCTTACACGCTTGCGGTTTCAGCGTGTTGCTAACGAGTTACACGCACTCGGCTGTCGACAACATCCTTTTAAAGCTGAAGCGCTTTAAAGTTAGCTTCCTGCGACTCGGTCAAGGACAGAAG GTCCATCCAGACATTCTTCCATACACAGAGGAAAGTGTCAGGAAGAATGGAATTAACACCGTGTCAGATCTAGAGAAGCTTTACAGCAAAGAG CTGGTGGTGGGGACGACTTGCATGGGCATCAAACATCCAATTTTCACACGAAGGCGCTTTGATTTTTGCATCGTGGATGAAGCGTCCCAGATCAGCCAGCCTATTTGCCTGGGTCCACTGTTCTACGCCAACAGATTTGTCCTAGTTGGCGACCACCAACAGCTGCCCCCAATAGTGCATAACCTCGAAGCAag gTCATTGGGGATGGATGAGAGCCTGTTCAAGCGACTTGAGTGCCACAGCGAAGCTGTAGTCCACCTCAACGTTCAATACCGCATGAACAG GCAGATCATGTCCTTGAGCAACTGTCTGATGTATGATGGCCGCTTGGAGTGCGGCTCGGAGAGGACTGCTTCGGCGCTCCTCTCGCTGCCCTCGCTTCCATTGGTCCAGTCGGAGCTCAGTTTCCTCCCTGACTCGCAACCGCGACAGGATCTGGCGTGGATTCAGGCTGTGTTGATGGCTAGCAAACCTGTTTGCTTCCTGGATTGCTCAATG GTACCCGCTTTTGAGTCAGTGGTACAAGGAGGAGTAAGCAATCAAACTGAGGCGGCCATCATCCATCTCCTTCTGTCACTGTTGGTGAAG GCCGGCTGTAAACCCAGCGACATCGGCGTCATCGCCCCATACAGACAGCAACTGAAGAGCATCTCCGCTCTGCTGCAGTCGTCTGCTTTTAGCGGTGTGGAAGTCAACACGGTGGACAAATACCAAGGACGGGACAAAAGTGTCATTGTGCTCTCTTTTGTCAGGAGTAGCACCCAAGAAGAAAAT TTaggagagctgttgaaggactggCGTCGCCTGAATGTTGCCATCACCAGGGCCAAACACAAACTCCTTATGGTGGGCTCCACGTCCAGCCTCAGACGTTACACACCTGTGGAGAAACTACTCAATCATCTGGAGCAGGACAACATG ATTATCCAGCTCCCTCCGTTAGCACACCAAGCCCTACCCACGATGCTTCTGTGA